In the Ignavibacteriales bacterium genome, TATAATCAAGCATGGGATTTGCAGAAAGAAATTTTTGATCTTCGTCATCGAAACGAAATTAACGATACACTTTTTCTGTTGGAACATCCGCATACTTACACTCTTGGAAAGGTAGCAGAGAAAGAAAATCTTATCAGTACGAGTGAGCAGTTACAAGAACTTGAAATCAGCGTTTATGAAATTGACCGAGGTGGAGATATTACTTATCATGGACCGGGACAGATAGTTGGGTATCCGATAATTAATTTAAGTGATTGGAAAGAAGATACACACGAATATTTACGCGCACTCGAAGAAGTAATAATCCAAACTTGTGCTGAGTATGGATTGAGTACAAATCGAAATCCAAAATATACTGGAGTGTGGCTTGGAGAGAAAAAAATTGCTGCGATCGGAATTAAGGTGAACAGATGGATTACAATGCACGGATTTGCTTTCAATGTGAACACTGATCTAAATTATTTCAGCGGAATAATCCCTTGCGGAATAAAAGATAAAGATGTTACTTCACTCCAACGTGAACTTGGAACAGAAATTAAATTGAGCGAAGTGAAAGAAAAACTTGTTAAGAATTTTCAAAAAGTTTTTGGTTATACTAAATTCATCATAAAAGAAAAAAGTAGTTATATAAAAGAGTTTGAAAAGATATCCTCGTGACGTGGTGTCTTGGTGGTTAAAACTTTACCGCAAAGACTCTAAGACACAAAGAAGGGAATAGATAAATGGCAAAAGAAATAAAATCAGAAATTACTATAGATAAAGGTAACGGTTCAATTCCAACCGGTAAGATTGATTCATTCGGCGGAATGACTAAAGATGAATTGATGAATGCTCTTCGTCTTATGAATCTTTCCCGCACGATGGATCATAAAGTAATGAACCTGCTTAAACAAGGTAAAGCATTTTTCCATATTGCCGGCGCAGGACATGAAGCAACACAAATCGCTTTTGGACTTGCAATGAAAAAAGGAACTGACTGGGCTTTCCCTTATTATCGAGATATGGGTTTGATGTTGACTCTTGGTTCAAAACCGGAAGATATTTTTCTTGGATTCCTTGGTAAAGAAAACGATCCGATGACAGGCGGAAGACAGATGCCGTGTCATTGGTCATCTAAAGAATTCAATGTCCCTACTCAATCCAGCCCAACTGGAACTCAGTTTTTACAAGCTGTCGGCGCTGCCCTTGCGATAAGGAAAAAAGGAATCAACGGCGTTGTTTATGTAAGCAGCGGAGAAGGAACAACATCTCAAGGTGAATTTCATGAAGCTGTTAATTGGGCCAGCCGTGAAAAACTGCCTGTTGTGTTTGTTATTCAAAATAATAAATGGGCTATTTCGGTTCCGGTTAAATATCAAACCGCAGGAAAAGATTCTTTGATAAGCGAGATGATGAAAGGTTTCGAAAATCTTTTACGAATTGAAGTTGATGGAACTGATTTTCTACAAGTTAATGTTGTTGCCCAATCGGCATTCAAATATGCACGTCAGGGTAAAGGTCCTGTTTTAGTTGAAGCACACGTAGTGAGATTACTCTCTCATTCATCTTCTGACGACCAGAGAAAATATCGTCCTGATGAATCGTTAAAAGAAGATTTGAAAAAAGATCCAATTGATCTTTTCTCAAACGTTTTATTAAAGAAAGAAATATTAACCGAGCTCGCTTATGATGAATTCAAAAAAGAAATTACGCGGCATGTAAATGATGCAGCTGATTGGGCATTGAAACAAGAAGAACCAAAACCCGAATCAGCAATAAGATTTGTTCTTGATGAATCCGGTAAACGAGATCGTCTCGAATATGAAAAAGGAAAGATTGATGGTAAACAGGTTGTATTGGTTGATGCAATTAACCACGCGTTAAAAGAAGAGATGGATCGCAACAATAAAATTTATGTTTTTGGTGAAGATGTCGCAGATGGTAAGGGCGGAGTTTTTACTTCTACAAAAGGTCTTTCAACAAAATTTGGAAACGATAGAGTTTTTAATTCACCGCTTGCAGAAGCAAGTATTGTAGGTGTTGCAATTGGTATGGCATTAAGCGGATTGAAACCATGTGTTGAAATTCAATTTGGAGATTATATCTGGCCTGCATTTATGCAGTTCCGCGATGAAATGGTGATGTATCGTTACCGCTCAAATAATTTATTTGAAGCGCCGGTAGTTACACGTGTTGCAGTCGGTGGATATATTCACGGCGGATTATATCACAGTCAAAATATTGAAGGATTTTTTGCTCACATGCCCGGATTGCTGATAGCATATCCATCAAATGCGGCTGATGCAAAAGGATTATTAAAAACTGCTCTGCGAATAAACGATCCGGTACTTTTCTTAGAACACAAAGGTTTGTACCGCCAAAGTTATGCTTCATCAGTTGAACCTGATGCTGATTATTTATTACCATTTGGGAAAGCGAAAGTAGTAAGAGAAGGAAATGATCTTTCGATAATTACTTACGGCGCAATGGTGCATGAATCTAATTTTGCTGTGAAGAAATTAGAAGATGACGGATACTCAGTAGAAATTATTGATATAAGAACAATAGCACCTCTTGATGTTGATACAATTTATAAGTCAGTAAAGAAAACAGGTAAAGCGATTGTTATTCATGAAGATACTTTAACAGCAGGATTTGGTGCTGAGATTGCAGCACTTATAACCGAGAACTGTTTTGAATCTCTTGACGGACCTGTAAAAAGGATTGGTGCTTTAGATGCGCCGATTCCCTTTGCCCCAAATTTAGAACAAGCAATTCTTCCTACAAGAGAAAAAATTTATAAATCACTTAAACAATTATTGGAATATTAAACTGTAGCGCAGAATAGTATTCTGCGCGCAAAAATATGCACAGATTATGAATCTATGCTACATTACTCGGAGAAGAAATGAAAGTTGATGTTGTAATGCCAAAAATGGGTGAGAGTATTAACGAAGGAACGTTGTTAAAATGGCATAAAAAGAAAGGTGATAGAGTTAAGAAAGATGAGATCATATATGAAATAAGTACGGATAAAGTTGATACGGAAATTCCAAGCTCTGAAGATGGTATCTTGATCGATATTAAAGTATTTGAGCAGGAAACCGTTGAAGTTGGAACTGTTGTAGCAGTAATTGAGACCAACGGGGAAGTTGCATCCGTTCAAGCAGAAGAAAAGAAAGTTGAAATTCCATCAACGACACAAGTAGGTGATGAATTAATTGATGTACCGATGCCTAAGATGGGCGAGTCAGTAATGGAAGGAACGATTTTGAAGTGGCATAAAAAAGTTGGTGATAAAGTTCAACGAGATGAAATTATTTTTGAAATAAGTACTGATAAAGTTGATACTGAAGTTCCTTCTCCTGTAGATGGTACACTTGCAGAAATTCTTTTTGGTGAAAACTCAACAGTTGAAGTCGGAGTTGCAGTTGCAAAAATTTTATCAAGCAGTGGAATAGTTAAACCGAAACTCGAACAGAAAATAGAACATGAGCAAGATCCCGTCAAAGATACGCCGGGCAAGCAAGAGCATGAGCAAGAAAAAAAATATATAAATATTTCCAACCAAAGAAAACCGATTGTTACGTCAAACAGATTTTATTCTCCACTCGTTCTTAGCATTGCTCGTACTGAAGGGATTTCTATGAGCGAGTTAGAAACTATACCGGGCAACGGTATTGGAGGAAGATTATCTAAAAACGATCTTCTCAGTTATATCCAAAGTGGGAAGAGCGGTAGTGTTTTATTTTCTAAAACAGAATCTGATTCTATTCCCGCAACTTCATCGCCAAAAAAAACTACCGGGCAAAGAGAAGAAATTATTCCGATGGATAATAATCGGCAGAGAATCATGCATCACATGTTAAATAGCAAAAATACTTCAGTTCATGTTTCTGCTATAATTGAAGTTGATATGTCGCGCATATACAACTTCATCGAAAAAAACCGCGATACATTTACTAATGAAGGTATTAAACTTACTTATATGCCGTTCATTTCATTTGCTGTAATAAAAGGATTGAAAGAATTTCCGTTGATGAATTCTTCCATTGACGGTAATAATATTGTGATGAAGAAATATATCAATCTGGGTATAGCTGTTGCAGTTGAACCAAACGGATTGATTGTACCAAATATTAAAAATGCTGATGAAAAAAACATACGCGGACTTGCTAAATCAATTGCCGATATTGGAAACAGAGCGCGGACAAAAAAACTTGTCCCCGATGATATAGTTGACGGAACATTTTCAATTACAAACTATGGAGTATTCGGTTCTTTGTTCGGAACACCGATCATCAATCAGCCAGAAGTTGGAATTCTGGGCATCGGTGCTGTTACAAAGAAACCGGTAGTTATTGAAAGCAATGGAATTGAAAGCATTGCAATCAAACCAATGATGTATCTTTCGCTAAGTCATGATCATCGTCTTGTTGATGGAATGCTTGGTGGAAAATTTTTGAAATCAGTAAAAGAAACTTTAGAAAATTTTGATACAAATTTAGTTTAAGATCAAGATCACGAGTTTACCCGCCGTTCTTTTGACGGGCAAGATCAAGAAGGAAAATTTTAATGATTAATCAACACCAGAAAAAATTTGCAGAAACAATTGAAAAGGAAAGACCGGAACTCGGCAAACGTCCCGATTGGTTAAAAGTCCGTTTACCAACAGGACAAAATTACAGAGAAGTTCACGAGTTGATGCGTAAATCAAAATTGAATACGGTTTGCGAAGAAGCAAAATGTCCTAATCTGGCAGAATGTTGGAATAATAGAACAGCAACATTTATGATTTTAGGTGATACATGTACACGAAGCTGCGGCTTCTGCAATATTAAAGTTGGAATACCAAACGAACTTGATCTCGATGAGCCCCGACGAGTAGCTGAATCTGTGGAAGCACTTAATCTTAAACATGTTGTTATAACTTCGGTTGATCGGGATGAACTGAAAGACGGCGGCGCTTCGATTTTTTCTGAAACTGTTAGATTGATTCGCGAAAGAATGCCGGCAACAACAATTGAAATATTAATTCCCGATTTCAAGGGTGAAGAAGAATCATTCAAAATAATTTTACAAAACCCTCCGGATATTCTTAACCATAATCTTGAAACAGTTCATCGTCTTTATCACGGTGTTCGCCCGCAAGCAAAGTATGACCGCAGTTTGGAATTGATCCGATGGTTTAAGAATCGTGGATTAAGAACAAAAAGTGGAATTATGGTTGGCATTGGCGAGACAAAAGAAGAAGTAGTTGAACTGATAAATGATCTCTACGATCATGGCTGCGATATAATGACAATCGGTCAATATCTTCAACCGACAAAAAATCATTTACCGGTTCATCGTTATGTTACTCTTGATGAGTTTAAGTTTTACAAAGATTGCGGTCTGCAGCTTGGTTTGAAAGCTGTAGAATCATCACCGCTTGTTCGGAGTTCCTATCATGCAGATAAACATGCAGAATTAGTCTGAACTGCAATAGCAAGTAGATTGAATTAATAGCCAATCTTTTCTCATTTTTTTTCTCCTCATTCTCATTTCTGAAAAGTAACTTATAAGTCTTAATTCATATTTATAATAATTATTTAAAGGAATCGTTTTTCAGAAATAATTACTATTTTTTAGCAGTAAATTTTAGGGAAGTTGTTATATCTTTGGCACGTTAGTTTCTGATGGTTTGGTAATCAATATGAGTAAAATCATAATCGAAATAAATAAACTCAATAAAACCAGAGAGAAAAGGTTATAGCAATGCTGTAACCTTTTTTGTTTAATAAGCTAAGGTAAATTTATGGCAAAAGTAAAAGGTGATATCATAATAGATATCGAGAAATGTAAAGGATGCGAACTTTGCGCTGCATCTTGCCCTCAAGAATCACTTGAGCTATCACGCAAATTGAACTCGAAGGGCTATCATTACATAGTTAAGATTATAGATAACTGTACCGGTTGTATAAATTGTGCTTTAGTTTGTCCTGACGGTGTAATTAAAGTATATCGTAAAACAGAAAAGAAAAAAGCAAACATTGCAACAATTACAAATGTAACCGGTGATATGACAGTAACGGTGAACGCATGAAAGAATTAAAATTAATGAAAGGAAATGAAGCTCTTGCTGAAGCAGCAATCCTTGCAGGCTGCGACGGATATTTTGGGTATCCCATAACACCTCAATCAGAAATTTTAGAATACTTAACACAAGATGCACGAAAGAGAACGGGGATGGTTGTTCTTCAAGCCGAAAGTGAAGTTGCAGCTATCAATATGATTTACGGTGCTGCAGGAACAGGCAAAAAAGTAATGACATCTTCATCATCACCCGGAATAAGTTTGATGCAGGAAGGAATTTCATATATCGCTTGTGCGGAACTTCCATGCTTGCTTGTTAATGTTGTGCGAGGAGGTCCGGGACTCGGAACAATCCAACCTTCACAAGGTGATTATTTTCAAGCAGTAAAAGGAGGCGGGCATGGAGATTATAAAATGATTGTTCTCGCACCATCAACTGTTCAGGAAATGGTTGACCATGTTAAATTAGGATTTGATCTTGCTTTCAAATGGAGAAATCCGGTTATGATTTTAACTGATGGTGCTCTTGGGCAAATGATGGAAAAAGTTCAACTGCCTGCACAATTACCAAGATCAACAGAAGATCCTACGTGGGCAACAGTAGGTAAACCGAAAACTCGTGAAAGAAATATTTTAACATCGCTTCATATACAGCCGGATAAAATGCAGGAAATAAATCTGCATCTGCAAAAAAAATACAGAGATATTGAAAAAGAAGAAATTAGATTTGAAAAATTTCAATGCGATAATGCAGAAATGATTTTAGTAGCATTCGGATTGGTAGCGCGCATTTGTCAGAAAGCTGCACAGCTTGCAAGAGAAAAAGGAATTAAAGTTGGTGTGTTCAGACCAATAACTTTATTCCCTTATCCATATAATGAATTGAATAAACTAGCTGATCAAGTAAAAGGATTCTTAACTGTTGAAATGAATGCAGGCCAAATGGTTGAAGATGTACGTCTTGCTGTTAACGGAAAAGTACCGGTAGAATTTCTTGGAAGAATGGGAGGAATTATTCCCACACCGGAAGAAATTTTACATAAGCTGGAAGAAAAATTTGTAGGAGAAATGGTATGAATGAAAAAACTATGACTGAAGAACAACATTATGCAGATGTAATTGCAGAAGAGAGCATATGCACAAATGAAAATTTAGTTTTCGAAAAAACTAATGTTTTAACGGATACACCTATGCATTACTGCCCAGGTTGCGGACATGGTGTTGCTCATAGATTAATCGCTGAAGCAATTGATGAATTAGATATCCAGGATAAAACTATTGGCGTTGCACCGGTTGGCTGTTCAGTATTTATGTACAACTATATGGATATTGATATGACAGAAGCTCCTCACGGACGAGCATCTGCAGTTGCAACAGGAATAAAAAGAGTATTGCCTGATAAATATGTTTTCTCTTATCAAGGTGATGGCGATTTAGCTGCTATAGGAACGGGAGAAACTATTCATACATGTAACCGTGGTGAAAATATTCTGATAGTATTTATCAACAATGGAATTTATGGAATGACCGGCGGACAAATGGCGCCAACAACTCTGGTTGGAATGAAAACAACTACAACTCCATTCGGAAGAGAAGTTGAAGTGATGGGAAATCCATTAAAGATTACTGAATTGATCGCACAACTTCCCGGAGTATATTATTGTACTCGAGTTGCCGTAAATAATCCGGTTAATGTCCGCAGAGCAAAAAAAGCAATTCTTAATGGATTTAAATATCAAGAGTTGAAAAAAGGATTAAGTTTTATTGAAGTCGTCTCGAACTGTCCTTCGAACTGGAAAATGACTCCGGTAGATTCGAATAAATGGATGGAAGAAAATATGTTTCCTTTCTATCCGCTTGGAGATTTAAAAGTACCAGCTAACCAACCTGCGGCAGGTAAAGGAGAATAATTATGCAAGAAGAAATTATCATAGCAGGATTTGGCGGACAAGGTGTTTTATCAATGGGACAAATTCTTTGTTACAGCGGTGTAATGGAAAATAAAGAAGTAAGCTGGATGCCTTCTTACGGGCCGGAAATGCGCGGCGGAACTGCAAATTGTATTGCAATTATAAGTGATCAAAAAATCAGTTCTCCTATTCTAACAAAGTTTGATACTGTAATCGCACTCAATCAACCATCGTTAGATAAATTTGAACAAGCTGTAAAACCGGGCGGACTTTTAATTTATGAAGCAAGCACGATTTTAAATCCACCAAAGAGAACAGATATAGATATCATTCCAATTGAAGCAGCGAACGAAGCAACAAAATTGAAAAATTCTAAAGTAATGAACATGATAGTACTTGGTGCATTCCTACAGAAAAAACCAATCATCAAGATGGAAAATATTATTGAAGGGATTAAGAAAGTTCTTCCGGAAAGATATCACCATCTCATTCCACTCAACAAGCAAGCTCTTGAAAAGGGAAGACAGTTAGCTCAGAATATAGGTGTTACAGTATAATTTGATCAGAACCTCGAAGGTTTTAAAATAACCTTCGAGGTTACTTACCTACAGACCATAACATCCGAAAAAGGTTTACTTCTCACTTTATAATTCCATCTCGATTCTTTTTTAGTTATCTTTTATTCAACTTAGTTCCTGGTGATTGATGAAATCAACTTACATCCAACTCTCAGTTGCATTTTCATATTCTCTAGAAAAACTTTTCTACTCTTATATAATAGACAAATCAACTCAAAATCCATTAAGAAAAACAAAAGGCACTTTTGCAACAATTAATCACAATGCTGTTTCCCATACTTTAAACCAAAAAAATAAGGAAGGTTATTAAGCATGATAAATTATGGGAGTAAAGAAACAGGTAAGCCCGTTCTATTCACTCTACTCTTTGGTTTATTAACATCTGGAGTTGGTATAATTGCTATACTTGGCTGGATCTTAGGTGTTCCTCTATTAGCAAGCTTTAATTCCGATTTTATTCCAATGGCGCCTAGCACTGCGTTTTTGTTCATATCGTTTGGTATTGCAATTTTATTCAGCGCGCAATTTCCTAAAACCAGTTGGTTTTACAAAGCAGGAATTATTATTTGTTCAATAGGTACGTTGATTTCTCTAATCTTGCTTTTTCTTTCTTCTTTTGGAATACATCCCGCGGTTGAACACAGCGGGTTCAAAATAGAAGGATTAATCTCCGGAACACCATATGGGCATATTTCTCCGTTGACCGCTTTTTGTTTTGTTCTTGCCGGTTTATCATTTCTTATTTCACAATCGTTGGAACGGCAGAAGCTAATGCTTGCCGCCCTCTCTTCTGCTTTTTTAGTTATCCTGATCTCAATCATACTTTTATTAGCTCATCTTTTTGGTACGCCGCTTTTTTATGGTACTCAATTTATTCCGCCAGCTCTTTCAACTTCACTTGCTTTATTCTTTCTTGGAATAGCACTGATAGCATTGATAAGTCCAAAAATATGGCAATATAAAAGTGAACATGATGCCGCTTCAACAAGATCATTCATAATCCTCATCTCGGTTTTTGTAGTTCTGGCAACTGGAATTATATCAGCGGGGTACCTTTATTATAAATACAATGAAAAAGAATTTAGATTGGAAAAAGAGCAAGAACTTTCTTCTGTTGCAGATTTGAAAATAAGTGAACTCACTCACATACGAAAGGAGTGGGTTGAGGACGCTTCTCTATTTTACGAGAACATAGTTTTTTCTACTCTTGTTGACCGCTATTTTAATAATCAAAAAGATATTTTGGCGCATCGGCAGCTTCAAACATGGCTGAGCCGTTTCAAGATTGTAAATAAATATAATAAGTTGAGTCTGCTTGATGCTAATGGCATTGAACGATTTACTGAACCCGATTCACCCAAACTACACTCATCCACTTATAAAGATAAATTTTCTGAAACTATAAAATCTGGTAAGATTACAATTGTTGATTTTTACAGAAATGAATACGATCAACATATTTATCTTAACATATTAGTACCCATTGCCGATCCTAAAAATAGTAAGCGCATTAATGGTGTTCTATCATTACGGATAGATCCGGAAGAATATCTTTATCCGTATATCAAAAGTTGGCCAACACCAAGTAAAACATCCGAGACTATACTCGTTCGAAGAGAAGGTGATGATGTTCTCTTTTTGAATGAGGTTAAGTTAAAACAGAACACAGCTCTTTCACTTCGTATTTCTCTTCAGAAAAAACATTTTCCTGCTGTTAAAGCGGTGCAGGGAGAAGAGGGAATTGTTGAAGGTTATGACTACAGAGATGTGCTCGTACTTGCAGATATACACCATGTACCAAACTCAACATGGTTCCTTGTTACTAAAATTGACATTGCTGAAGTATATGAACCGCTAACAGAAAGACTTTGGATGATGATTTTTCTGATTACTGCTCTTCTCTTTGGTGCCGGTACAAGTGTAGCTGTAGTTTGGCGGCATCAGCGTGCGCGCTTTTATCAGGAAAGGTTTCAATCTGCCGAGACTTTGCGAGATAGTTACGAATTGTTGGAAAAAGTTTTCAACAATACTCATATTATGATGGCTTACCTTGATCCTAAATTTAATTTCATTAGAGTTAATCAAGCGTATGCAGAAGCCGACGAACATACGCCGGATTATTATCTAGGCAAAAACCATTTTGCACTTTTCCCTTATGCAGAAAATGAAACTCTTTTCCGTAATGTTGTGGATACCGGTCAGACCCTAACAGTTTTTGCTAAACCTTTTGAGTATGCCGAACATCCTGAACGCGGAATTTCTTATTGGGATTGGAGTCTCCAACCCGTAAAAGCGAGTGATGGTTCTGTAACTGCTCTTGTTTTTAGTCTTATCAATGTTACTAAACATATGCAATCACAAGAATGGATACAAAAACTGAACCGTGTTTATGCTGTTCTTAGCAATATCAATCAAGCAATTGTTCGTATTCATGATATTGATCGATTATTCAATGAGATTTGCCGCATTGCAATTGAAGAAGGTAAATTCCGAATGGTATGGATTGGAATGATCAATCCGCAAACCAACATGGTTGATGTTGTTGCCTCTGCC is a window encoding:
- the lipB gene encoding lipoyl(octanoyl) transferase LipB, with product MANQSTYRTFDYCDLSMIDYNQAWDLQKEIFDLRHRNEINDTLFLLEHPHTYTLGKVAEKENLISTSEQLQELEISVYEIDRGGDITYHGPGQIVGYPIINLSDWKEDTHEYLRALEEVIIQTCAEYGLSTNRNPKYTGVWLGEKKIAAIGIKVNRWITMHGFAFNVNTDLNYFSGIIPCGIKDKDVTSLQRELGTEIKLSEVKEKLVKNFQKVFGYTKFIIKEKSSYIKEFEKISS
- a CDS encoding dehydrogenase E1 component subunit alpha/beta; the protein is MAKEIKSEITIDKGNGSIPTGKIDSFGGMTKDELMNALRLMNLSRTMDHKVMNLLKQGKAFFHIAGAGHEATQIAFGLAMKKGTDWAFPYYRDMGLMLTLGSKPEDIFLGFLGKENDPMTGGRQMPCHWSSKEFNVPTQSSPTGTQFLQAVGAALAIRKKGINGVVYVSSGEGTTSQGEFHEAVNWASREKLPVVFVIQNNKWAISVPVKYQTAGKDSLISEMMKGFENLLRIEVDGTDFLQVNVVAQSAFKYARQGKGPVLVEAHVVRLLSHSSSDDQRKYRPDESLKEDLKKDPIDLFSNVLLKKEILTELAYDEFKKEITRHVNDAADWALKQEEPKPESAIRFVLDESGKRDRLEYEKGKIDGKQVVLVDAINHALKEEMDRNNKIYVFGEDVADGKGGVFTSTKGLSTKFGNDRVFNSPLAEASIVGVAIGMALSGLKPCVEIQFGDYIWPAFMQFRDEMVMYRYRSNNLFEAPVVTRVAVGGYIHGGLYHSQNIEGFFAHMPGLLIAYPSNAADAKGLLKTALRINDPVLFLEHKGLYRQSYASSVEPDADYLLPFGKAKVVREGNDLSIITYGAMVHESNFAVKKLEDDGYSVEIIDIRTIAPLDVDTIYKSVKKTGKAIVIHEDTLTAGFGAEIAALITENCFESLDGPVKRIGALDAPIPFAPNLEQAILPTREKIYKSLKQLLEY
- the sucB gene encoding 2-oxoglutarate dehydrogenase, E2 component, dihydrolipoamide succinyltransferase, with the protein product MKVDVVMPKMGESINEGTLLKWHKKKGDRVKKDEIIYEISTDKVDTEIPSSEDGILIDIKVFEQETVEVGTVVAVIETNGEVASVQAEEKKVEIPSTTQVGDELIDVPMPKMGESVMEGTILKWHKKVGDKVQRDEIIFEISTDKVDTEVPSPVDGTLAEILFGENSTVEVGVAVAKILSSSGIVKPKLEQKIEHEQDPVKDTPGKQEHEQEKKYINISNQRKPIVTSNRFYSPLVLSIARTEGISMSELETIPGNGIGGRLSKNDLLSYIQSGKSGSVLFSKTESDSIPATSSPKKTTGQREEIIPMDNNRQRIMHHMLNSKNTSVHVSAIIEVDMSRIYNFIEKNRDTFTNEGIKLTYMPFISFAVIKGLKEFPLMNSSIDGNNIVMKKYINLGIAVAVEPNGLIVPNIKNADEKNIRGLAKSIADIGNRARTKKLVPDDIVDGTFSITNYGVFGSLFGTPIINQPEVGILGIGAVTKKPVVIESNGIESIAIKPMMYLSLSHDHRLVDGMLGGKFLKSVKETLENFDTNLV
- the lipA gene encoding lipoyl synthase, with the translated sequence MINQHQKKFAETIEKERPELGKRPDWLKVRLPTGQNYREVHELMRKSKLNTVCEEAKCPNLAECWNNRTATFMILGDTCTRSCGFCNIKVGIPNELDLDEPRRVAESVEALNLKHVVITSVDRDELKDGGASIFSETVRLIRERMPATTIEILIPDFKGEEESFKIILQNPPDILNHNLETVHRLYHGVRPQAKYDRSLELIRWFKNRGLRTKSGIMVGIGETKEEVVELINDLYDHGCDIMTIGQYLQPTKNHLPVHRYVTLDEFKFYKDCGLQLGLKAVESSPLVRSSYHADKHAELV
- a CDS encoding ferredoxin family protein translates to MAKVKGDIIIDIEKCKGCELCAASCPQESLELSRKLNSKGYHYIVKIIDNCTGCINCALVCPDGVIKVYRKTEKKKANIATITNVTGDMTVTVNA
- a CDS encoding 3-methyl-2-oxobutanoate dehydrogenase subunit VorB, which codes for MKELKLMKGNEALAEAAILAGCDGYFGYPITPQSEILEYLTQDARKRTGMVVLQAESEVAAINMIYGAAGTGKKVMTSSSSPGISLMQEGISYIACAELPCLLVNVVRGGPGLGTIQPSQGDYFQAVKGGGHGDYKMIVLAPSTVQEMVDHVKLGFDLAFKWRNPVMILTDGALGQMMEKVQLPAQLPRSTEDPTWATVGKPKTRERNILTSLHIQPDKMQEINLHLQKKYRDIEKEEIRFEKFQCDNAEMILVAFGLVARICQKAAQLAREKGIKVGVFRPITLFPYPYNELNKLADQVKGFLTVEMNAGQMVEDVRLAVNGKVPVEFLGRMGGIIPTPEEILHKLEEKFVGEMV
- a CDS encoding thiamine pyrophosphate-dependent enzyme; the encoded protein is MNEKTMTEEQHYADVIAEESICTNENLVFEKTNVLTDTPMHYCPGCGHGVAHRLIAEAIDELDIQDKTIGVAPVGCSVFMYNYMDIDMTEAPHGRASAVATGIKRVLPDKYVFSYQGDGDLAAIGTGETIHTCNRGENILIVFINNGIYGMTGGQMAPTTLVGMKTTTTPFGREVEVMGNPLKITELIAQLPGVYYCTRVAVNNPVNVRRAKKAILNGFKYQELKKGLSFIEVVSNCPSNWKMTPVDSNKWMEENMFPFYPLGDLKVPANQPAAGKGE
- a CDS encoding 2-oxoacid:acceptor oxidoreductase family protein, with amino-acid sequence MQEEIIIAGFGGQGVLSMGQILCYSGVMENKEVSWMPSYGPEMRGGTANCIAIISDQKISSPILTKFDTVIALNQPSLDKFEQAVKPGGLLIYEASTILNPPKRTDIDIIPIEAANEATKLKNSKVMNMIVLGAFLQKKPIIKMENIIEGIKKVLPERYHHLIPLNKQALEKGRQLAQNIGVTV
- a CDS encoding PAS domain S-box protein; translated protein: MINYGSKETGKPVLFTLLFGLLTSGVGIIAILGWILGVPLLASFNSDFIPMAPSTAFLFISFGIAILFSAQFPKTSWFYKAGIIICSIGTLISLILLFLSSFGIHPAVEHSGFKIEGLISGTPYGHISPLTAFCFVLAGLSFLISQSLERQKLMLAALSSAFLVILISIILLLAHLFGTPLFYGTQFIPPALSTSLALFFLGIALIALISPKIWQYKSEHDAASTRSFIILISVFVVLATGIISAGYLYYKYNEKEFRLEKEQELSSVADLKISELTHIRKEWVEDASLFYENIVFSTLVDRYFNNQKDILAHRQLQTWLSRFKIVNKYNKLSLLDANGIERFTEPDSPKLHSSTYKDKFSETIKSGKITIVDFYRNEYDQHIYLNILVPIADPKNSKRINGVLSLRIDPEEYLYPYIKSWPTPSKTSETILVRREGDDVLFLNEVKLKQNTALSLRISLQKKHFPAVKAVQGEEGIVEGYDYRDVLVLADIHHVPNSTWFLVTKIDIAEVYEPLTERLWMMIFLITALLFGAGTSVAVVWRHQRARFYQERFQSAETLRDSYELLEKVFNNTHIMMAYLDPKFNFIRVNQAYAEADEHTPDYYLGKNHFALFPYAENETLFRNVVDTGQTLTVFAKPFEYAEHPERGISYWDWSLQPVKASDGSVTALVFSLINVTKHMQSQEWIQKLNRVYAVLSNINQAIVRIHDIDRLFNEICRIAIEEGKFRMVWIGMINPQTNMVDVVASAGLTEDYLNKIKIDLNDKKQIEGPTLKTLRYGHYTISNDIATDENMLPWREEALKLGYRSSASLPIKVLGTVRGVIKLYSDEVEFFAEDEIKLLDEMAMDVSFALEFIEHEAKRKQAEEFLLKFRLGVERSGDAVLLTDPDGTIVYVNPAFENIFGYTKEEAVGKTPRILKSGTLNQEYYKNFWNDLLTKKAVTHEIINKTKDGRLLSIEASVNPIINERGEIIGHLAIERDITGRKRAEKTLQESEASLAKAQRIAHIGSWELDIFTHKLFWSEEVYRIFGFEIGAYSLTMEAFFESVHPDDRVLMNEVTQASWYEKKPFDVDHRIILPNGKVRVVHEMAEVIFNDTGQPIKMVGTVQDITDRKLAEEEIVSQKNRFEQLFENSPIAIVLLDDQDKVVQINESFSVMFGYFLEEVRGQALNDIIVPPELKEEAKSYSDQTSKGNQINKESYRKRKDGSNVFVQIIGVPVAVNDKTVGIYGMYVDLTQRKEAEEKMKLAKELAEQSDKLKSEFLAQMSHEIRTPINIMAGNVDYLKDLFSEKTNTEASECFDGIDLASKRIIRTVDLILNVAELQTSGYKPHFIKVDNSQILNKLYKEHQLSAKQKGLELIYKCELKEAKTLADEYSVTQIFANLIDNALKYTKKGKVEILLGKNKTGNIMVEVKDTGIGMSKEFLSKIFDPFVQEEQGYSRSYEGNGLGLTLTKKYCDINNAIIEVESEKNVGSTFRVIFKS